One Phaseolus vulgaris cultivar G19833 chromosome 2, P. vulgaris v2.0, whole genome shotgun sequence DNA window includes the following coding sequences:
- the LOC137809854 gene encoding F-box protein At4g19940-like — protein MSLPILPIDLQLEIFSYLPCKAIMRFMVLSHLHRSLLISSNFISRHHSKSRNKFFILLPSSITCLCHDDDHLTLSQNLMLPRSLDNSFMDIIDSGSSIMGICNGIIFMKKDGDICFINPMIRYCLHLPSHEDKSIYSYGFISRGLSDYLVVKIDLDEKYCYYPNRRNDDGRNDDGPREPYLPRSAWVYTYIENDWRSLKIPDCSLCTTTTIYNGVVYNGLLHWGAMKYLEKAWYYFILTFDPETEVFGELLLPVLLD, from the coding sequence ATGTCTCTTCCCATACTCCCCATTGATCTTCAACTTGAGATATTTTCATACCTTCCATGCAAGGCAATAATGAGATTCATGGTTCTCTCCCATTTACATCGTTCCTTACTCATTTCATCGAATTTTATCTCTAGACATCATAGCAAGTCTCGCAACAAGTTTTTTATTCTTCTGCCATCCTCCATCACCTGTCTCTGCCACGATGACGATCATCTAACTCTGTCACAAAACTTGATGTTGCCGCGTAGTCTTGACAACAGCTTTATGGATATTATCGATTCTGGTAGCAGCATTATGGGTATATGTAATGGTATTATATTCATGAAAAAGGATGGTGATATCTGCTTCATCAATCCAATGATTCGTTATTGTCTTCATCTTCCCTCACATGAAGATAAATCCATCTACTCTTACGGCTTTATTAGTCGTGGATTATCCGATTATTTAGTTGTTAAAATTGATTTAGATGAGAAGTATTGCTATTACCCTAACCGCCGCAATGATGATGGACGTAATGATGATGGACCCCGTGAGCCCTATCTTCCGCGCAGTGCTTGGGTCTATACTTATATAGAAAATGATTGGAGATCTTTGAAAATTCCTGATTGTTCACTTTGTACTACGACGACCATTTATAATGGTGTGGTTTACAATGGACTTTTGCACTGGGGTGCAATGAAATACCTTGAAAAGGCATGGTATTATTTCATTCTGACATTTGATCCTGAAACTGAAGTCTTTGGGGAGCTTTTACTTCCTGTACTCCTTGATTAG
- the LOC137810043 gene encoding formin-like protein 6 yields the protein MKALHLSFFHNLLLTLFLSLSIAVNTAKGGVKSSTSADEFGTRRILHQPLFPESSAPPPPLPVETPPSPEGGNIPFFHENPAGAPPDQSQAAPSTSNSSIANPTATQPTKGTKKVAIAISVGIVTLGMLSALAFFLYKHRAKHPVETQKLVPGRGNNNSNNNIPNRNEVDSTAPPSSFLYIGTVEPTRASTNDSRDNRDVNKANRSPYHKLKRSDRYRPSPELQPMPPLSKPPDGNYPPAVSSSSDSDEESRGTVFHSPQNSSVDGYYTPASRQSSLVNGSPAKRDANSTPTPVVPFSKRTSPKSRVSAPSPEIRHVIIPSIKQPPPPSPPPPKHSRKPKFSAPPPPPNLKHLQSTTDTVSHVSKTSLNPPPPPPPPPPPPPPPPPQPRKSVSPAVSASSNSASVKRQSWSPVECSVMKSSEEVEQSVSSSERLETNDKDGAKPKLKALHWDKVRATSDRATVWDQIKSSSFQLNEDMMESLFGCKATNSAPKEPSRKSVLPSVDKENRVLDPKKSQNIAILLRALNVTRDEVSEALLDGNPEGLGTELLETLVKMAPTKEEEIKLKTYDGDLSKLGSAERFLKAVLDIPFAFKRVEAMLYRANFDAEINYLRKSFQTMEAASDELKNSRLFLKLIEAVLRTGNRMNVGTNRGDAKAFKLETLLKLVDIKGTDGKTTLLHFVVQEIIRSEGAGAEPANENVKMDSKFNEDEFKKQGLQVVAGLSRDLSNVKKAAGMDSDVLSSYLSKLETGLDKVRLVLQYEKPDVHGNFFNSTKLFLKYAEDEIVRIKADERKALYLVKEVTEYFHGNAAKEEAHPLRIFMIVRDFLSILDLVCKEVEKMHDKIVGGSGRSFRIPPNASLPVLNRYNHPKQDRSSDEESSSP from the exons ATGAAAGCTCTTCACTTGAGCTTCTTCCACAACCTCCTCCTCACACTGTTCCTCTCCCTCTCCATCGCAGTCAACACTGCAAAAGGGGGTGTCAAGAGTAGTACCAGCGCCGATGAATTTGGCACAAGAAGAATTCTGCACCAGCCATTGTTCCCGGAGAGTTCGGCACCACCGCCACCGCTTCCGGTGGAGACCCCTCCTTCTCCGGAAGGCGGCAACATCCCCTTCTTCCACGAGAACCCGGCGGGGGCCCCGCCGGATCAGAGCCAAGCAGCACCTTCCACTTCCAACAGTTCAATTGCAAACCCAACTGCAACACAACCCACAAAGGGAACAAAGAAAGTTGCAATCGCGATCTCGGTGGGCATTGTGACGCTTGGAATGCTCTCAGCGTTGGCCTTCTTTTTGTACAAACACAGAGCCAAACACCCCGTCGAGACTCAAAAACTCGTGCCCGGGAGAGGGAATAACAATAGCAATAACAATATCCCGAACAGAAACGAGGTTGATTCGACTGCGCCACCGTCGAGTTTCCTCTACATTGGGACAGTGGAACCCACGCGAGCCTCTACCAACGACTCGCGAGATAACAGGGATGTTAACAAGGCCAATAGATCGCCGTATCACAAGCTCAAGCGATCCGATCGCTACCGTCCGAGTCCTGAGTTGCAGCCAATGCCACCGCTCAGTAAGCCTCCCGACGGAAACTACCCGCCGGCGGTCTCCTCTTCGTCGGACTCCGATGAGGAGAGCCGGGGCACGGTGTTTCACTCGCCGCAGAACTCGTCGGTCGATGGATACTACACGCCGGCGTCGCGGCAGAGCTCTCTCGTTAACGGTAGTCCCGCGAAGCGTGACGCGAATTCCACGCCCACACCCGTCGTTCCGTTTTCCAAGAGAACTTCGCCCAAGTCACGCGTTTCGGCACCCTCGCCGGAGATACGCCACGTTATCATTCCGTCTATAAAGCAGCCGCCACCACCGTCGCCGCCGCCACCTAAGCATTCCAGAAAGCCGAAATTTTCGGCGCCTCCCCCACCTCCGAATTTGAAGCATCTTCAGTCTACAACCGACACTGTTTCGCATGTGTCAAAGACTTCACTCAATCCTCCTCCTCCGCCACCTCCGCCACCTCCACCACCTCCACCACCTCCACCGCAGCCGCGAAAATCAGTGTCTCCAGCGGTTAGTGCTTCCTCTAATTCTGCATCTGTAAAGAGGCAGTCTTGGTCACCAGTTGAATGTAGTGTGATGAAAAGTTCAGAAGAGGTTGAACAGAGTGTGAGCTCTTCCGAGAGGCTTGAAACCAATGACAAGGATGGAGCCAAACCAAAATTAAAGGCTCTGCATTGGGATAAAGTGCGTGCGACCTCAGACCGTGCTACAGTGTGGGACCAGATAAAATCAAGCTCGTTTCA GTTAAATGAGGACATGATGGAATCGTTGTTTGGATGCAAAGCCACGAATTCTGCCCCGAAAGAACCTTCCAGAAAATCAGTTCTTCCTTCGGTTGATAAGGAGAACAGAGTGTTAGACCCGAAGAAGTCACAGAACATAGCTATACTGCTCAGGGCTTTGAATGTGACCAGAGATGAGGTGTCTGAAGCTCTTTTGGATG GGAATCCTGAAGGCTTGGGCACTGAGCTATTAGAAACACTAGTAAAGATGGCTCCGACTAAAGAAGAGGAGATAAAGCTTAAAACCTATGATGGTGATCTCTCAAAGCTGGGTTCTGCAGAAAGGTTTCTTAAAGCAGTGCTTGATATCCCTTTTGCCTTTAAAAGAGTTGAAGCTATGCTATATAGAGCCAACTTTGATGCAGAAATTAACTACCTTAGAAAGTCTTTTCAAACCATGGAG GCTGCAAGTGATGAATTAAAGAACAGCCGCTTATTCCTCAAACTCATTGAAGCTGTTCTAAGGACGGGAAACAGAATGAACGTTGGCACTAATCGAGGGGATGCTAAAGCTTTCAAACTGGAGACACTCTTAAAACTTGTAGATATAAAGGGAACAGATGGAAAGACCACATTGCTCCACTTTGTGGTCCAAGAGATCATTAGATCTGAAGGTGCAGGAGCTGAACCTGCAAATGAGAATGTGAAAATGGATTCGAAATTTAATGAGGATGAGTTTAAGAAGCAAGGATTGCAGGTTGTGGCAGGGCTTAGTAGAGATCTTAGTAATGTAAAAAAAGCAGCAGGAATGGATTCAGATGTCTTGAGCAGCTATCTTTCAAAGCTTGAAACAGGTCTTGATAAAGTGCGTTTGGTTTTGCAATATGAAAAGCCAGATGTGCATGGGAATTTCTTTAACTCCACAAAGCTATTTCTGAAATATGCTGAAGATGAAATTGTAAGGATTAAAGCGGATGAGAGAAAAGCTTTGTACCTTGTAAAAGAAGTTACGGAATACTTTCATGGGAATGCAGCAAAGGAAGAAGCTCATCCTCTCAGAATTTTCATGATTGTAAGAGACTTTCTGAGTATTTTGGATCTTGTGTGCAAAGAAGTGGAAAAGATGCATGATAAAATTGTAGGTGGTTCTGGCAGATCTTTCCGAATACCTCCAAATGCATCATTACCTGTTCTCAATAGGTACAACCATCCAAAGCAGGATAGAAGCTCAGACGAGGAAAGTTCTTCCCCCTAG